A segment of the Bacillus carboniphilus genome:
AAACATAAGTATCAATTACCTCTGAAACATCCCTTAATATTGGGTTAGACCCGAGTAATAGTAAATCCTCAAATCCTGCACTTAAAATGTTACCTATTGCTAAAATGAGAAAAATTAAAATCACCGGCATAATACTTGGAAGCGTTATCATTGTTATCTGTTTAAATCTACTTGCTCCATCAATAGAAGCAGCTTCATACATATTTTGGTCAACACCTGCAATTGCTGCTAAATAAACAATGGAAGCAAATCCTATTTCTTTCCAGACACCTGTAGTAACAATAATGGTCCAAAAATACTCAGGTATTGAGAGAAAATTTATTGGTTCTTCTATAAGTTTTAATTCCTCAAGTAGAATGTTCAAACTTCCGTTATCGGTTGATAATATAGAACCTACAAACCCCGCCACAATAACCCATGAAAGGAAATGTGGTAGGTAACTGACCGTTTGAACTGATCTTTTAAATATTTGATTTCGTACCTCATTTAACATTAGAGCTAAAATAATGGGTGCAGGAAATCCGACTAATAGCTTAAATAAACTAATTAATATCGTGTTTCTCATCACCTCTGAAAATTCGGGTGACTCAAAAAACATGATAAAATGCTTGAAACCCACCCACTCACTACCAAGTATACCTTTGAAAATATTGTAGTCCTGAAAAGCCATTACAATCCCATACATCGGTATGTAGCTAAAAACGAAAACAAATATGATCCCCGGTATTACCATCATCTGTAA
Coding sequences within it:
- a CDS encoding ABC transporter permease, which gives rise to MMVIPGIIFVFVFSYIPMYGIVMAFQDYNIFKGILGSEWVGFKHFIMFFESPEFSEVMRNTILISLFKLLVGFPAPIILALMLNEVRNQIFKRSVQTVSYLPHFLSWVIVAGFVGSILSTDNGSLNILLEELKLIEEPINFLSIPEYFWTIIVTTGVWKEIGFASIVYLAAIAGVDQNMYEAASIDGASRFKQITMITLPSIMPVILIFLILAIGNILSAGFEDLLLLGSNPILRDVSEVIDTYVYRVGILNSRFSYATAVGLFKAIISVGLLVLANAFARRMGSSLW